TTATACTTACATTTTGAAAATAGTATTTATCTAAAAAATGATCCTGAAATAGAAAAAATGAGCTCTCATTTCCTAGAACTCATCCATGTATCTATTAATTTAAAAGATGATAAAAAGCATCTCATATTATATAAACTTATTCAAATTATTTTAAAAGGATTCTCATCCATTTTATAAAGAAAAAAGGGCTAAGCCCTTTTTTTTATACTTTATCATTATTTTATTTTCTAGAAAATCCAATAAAACCAAATACTCCACCAACTACAAATAGTAAATAAGTAACCATATATAGTGCGATTTGAACTGTCATATACCAATTTTGAAGAGCTAGAGTTGTTAAGAATAAATCTCCTAAGACTAATGATAGAATTGCTAAGAACAATGCAATAGATCCTAATCTCATCATTAACACTGAAAATCTACCTGGTTTTTTATTCGCAAATAATGCCCATAAAAACATTGGAGCTGCAACCATGACGCCAGGAATAACAAATTCACTTAACCCAATAATTGAAATGTAAAATGAATCAACTAAATTTAATACTGTACTCATCCATGAAGGATTAGTAAGTGTAATTGGTACTAATGAAGATGAACTATTAATTGCGCTTTCTAAATATCCAAATAATAGAACAACTGTAATTAAAACTCTTAAGATAATACCTTTTCTAATTGCCCAAGTTAATAATATTAACCCTACAACTAAGAATAATCCAATATAATCAGCAATGAATGCTGGTAATGTATCGATAATACCTTCTAATTGTTGTGCGAATGGTAATAAGCTTGATACAAATGGTAACGTATCATTTTGTATAATTAAATACGTTGAAATGTATAAAGATGAAACTAAAACTAATAAGAATCCTAAAGTTCTAACAATTTTCCCAAATGTTGAATTATAAACTCTTTTATTCATAAACTCCACCACTTTCTAATAATATACTACATATATTTTATCACAAATATATAAATAGTTAAGGATTTTTTAATAATTTAATTTATATCATTAGCAACTGATAAGTCACCATCAACAATTAAATTATATTTTCTAAATATCAAATCAATGAAAAATACCAATACGACTGAAAGCCCGATTGCTAAAGCAATAGATATCCAACTTTCAAAACTATAGTTCATTTCAGCAAGTGTTTGCAACGGTCCAACTAAACCAGATGAACCCATACCTGCTCCAAATCTTGATGTTTCTGTATTTAAAGTCAATACAATAATTGGTGATAATATCGCCGATGCAATAATTGTAGGTAGCCAAATAATTGGTTTCCTTAAAATGTTTTTAAATTGAAGCATTGATGTTCCAAATGCAATTGATAATACCATACCAATATTATTATCTTTTCTAGATTGAACTGCAAATCCGATCATTTGAACTGTTGTGCCTACTAGTGCTGCTCCTCCTGCTATCCCATTTAAATTGATTGCAATCGCAATAGCTGCACTTGAAATTGGAGATGTTAATAACATACCCATAACAACAGCAATGATGATTGTCATTGGAAATGGTGCAATCATAGTTGCATTTTGAATTCCACTAGAAATTAAATCTAATACAAATCCAATAGGTCCACTAATTCCTAACGTTAAGACTAAAGCTATGATAGATCCTAATAAAGGAACTAATAAAATATCAATAGGTGTTTTTCTAATTAGGACTTTCTTTAAAATAAAAATACCAAGAACAACGACTAAATAAGTTGTTACTGGATCATTATTAATACCTACAACGATACCTGTACCAAATTGATATTTAAAACTTGTTGCAATACCACCCATGACAGCAGCAACAACCATCTTTAAACCATCCATTTTTAAGCTTAAAGCAATTCCCATACCAATACCAACACCCATTAAAGAAAATAAGGCTGAGTAAAGTGTAAATTCAATTAAATCTATATTTAGTAATTTGCCAAACTGTTGAAAAATGACCGCAATGATTAATGTCGCAAACAATCCATAGACCATACCATTTAAAGTTGTCATTAAAAAGCTTCTTAGTTTCATATCATCCCTTCTCTCAAAAATAATTTTAACATAAAAAGGCTCGCTTTGTATTAAAAAAGTCTATTAATCGTAATCATTTCTCATAAGTTATTTATAAAATAATGTATAATATGAATAGGAGTGATATGTATATGGCAAAAAAGAAATCCTATTTAAAACAAATCTATAAATATGATGACACAGAAAGATGTTATGTTGTTGAAGTATCTCTTGAGACTTATCAAGAGTTATTTAACGAATGGGATGCTGCACCAACAAGAAAAAAAGATTTAAATTCAGAATTAATTGATTTCATTGAACAAGCAGCTTATGAGATACCTATGAAAAGTAAAGTAAAAATCTCATTTGGTATTCCTTTGAATAAAAAAGATGAAAAACTTGAAGCTTCAAGTAAATCTGCAATTTACAACAATTTTAAGATGATCATCCATTTCATTAATAAAACATTACGTGTTAATAATAGAAAAGTAATGACTTATTTATCATTTGCGTTATCATTTATTACATTATCATATTTAACCATTTCCTTTATTGTAGATAATCTAGGATTTACAATTATTAGAGAAGGCTTAATGATTGGTGGTTGGTTTTTAATGTGGGAATCATTCTCACTATTCTTCTTTGATAGTTATGAAGTACGAAATCGAAGAAAAAGATATCAAAGATTCTTAGATTCTGATATAGAGTTTAGATATATTGACGATGAAGCCAAAGAAAATTTAGACAAGATAAACACTTAAATATTTTAAGTGTTTTTTTTATATTAAATTGTCATACATGTTATACTAATAAAAAATACTAAGGAGTTTTACAATGCTTATTAATCCAAGTCTTAGAAGTAATTTCTTTACAAACGCTCATCCTATCGGGATTAAAAAAAATATGGAAAACTTAATTAAAGAAGTTAAAACTTACCCTTCATTTAAAGGACCTAAAAATGTCTTAATTTTAGGTGGTTCTTCTGGTTATGGACTAGCCTCAAGAATCAGTTTAGCTTTTGGCTCAAATTCAAACACCATTAATGTTTCTTTTGAAAGAGCAGCAAGATCTAATCAAAGTGGTTCTGCTGGATATTGGAACAATGTCTTTTTTAGATATTTTACCAAAGATAGTCAGCAAAAACATATGGATTTCAATGGTGATGCCTATAGCCTTGAGATGAAACAACAAGTTCTAGCTTATGTTAAAGAAAATTTTGGAACACTTGATTTAATCATTTATTCACTTGCCTCAGGTAGACGAAACAATCCTGAAACAGGACATATTGTCAATTCATATATAAAACCTTTAGGTAAAACAGCTGTTGGAAAAACACTTGATATTGCAAATATGGAAGTTGTTGAATTAAGCATTGAACCAGCAAGCGAGCAAGAAACTAAAGATACAGTATATGTCATGGGTGGTAGTGATTGGAAAGATTGGATTGATTTCTTTGATCAAAATGAAGCTTTATCAAAAAACTTTAAAACTATTTCTTATACATACATTGGCGGTAAAAACACAGATGAAATATATCGAAGTGGTACTTTAGGCAAAGCTAAAGAAGACTTAGAGCTAGCAGCATATCAAATGAATCCTATATTAAAAGAAAAATATCAAGGAGAAGCCTTGATATCATCTAGTAAATCAGTTGTTTCAAAAGCAGGTGTATTCATTCCGCAAATGCCTATCTATGTGGCTTGTTTATTTGATGTTATGAAAGCTCACGAAGTTCATGAAACGACCTTAGAACATAAATATAGACTCTTTAAAGATATGGTCTATGGACACAAGCGCATCCTTGATGAAAAAGGTAGACTTCGCTTAGATCATAGAGAAATGCAAGATGAAATCCAAGATGAAACACAAAAGCTTATGAACTCACTTGATGATCAAGCTATTCTAGAGCTAAATGGAACAAAAGAGTTCTTAAAAGAATTCTATCAAATCAATGGATTTGATATGGATGGTGTTGATTATGAAAAAGATGTAGATTTAGATCAATTAATTAAGACCTATAAACCTGATAATTATATTTTTTAATTAAAAAAAACTATATCTTCAAGATATAGTTTTCAGACTGTAGACAAAAGGACTTTTCAAAAACGAGTTTTCGTTATGAATCGTCCTTTTTTTGTTTTTTGTGGATAAATATAAAAAAAAGATCTCTATTTGCTCGATATCAATAATAAAGTAAAGCTATGTCCACATTAATGCGGCTAACTTTTTCAAATTATACATACTAAAAATCATGAAGCTTCGATCTTCATTCTTTTGACGTCCCCTTAAATAGGTAACACCTAGACAGTGATTCATCTTTGAAATCCCAAAAACTCTTTCAACTGATGATTTTCTTTTGGGATAAAGCTCCCTTCCAATCTCTGAGAGTCTCGTTTCTTTGATTAAAGGATTTACATACTCTAATTGATGTCTTGTTAAACTTCTTGTTTTTTGATTTGTACACTGTGCTTTAAATGGGCATTCTATACAATCTTTAACACGTGTCTTGTATTCACGGTATCCTAGTTTATTGGTTCCTCTGTAAGTTAGTATCTTTTCATTAGGACATATATAATAGTCATGCATTTCAATATAATCAAATCTATTCTTTGTAAGGTGCCGTTCTCCATTTAGACCTATAGAACCATCTTTTCCTTTAGGCCGTTTATATGGCAATACAGGTAGGACTTTTCGCTTATATATTTCATTAAGAAGAATTGGATTATCATATCCAGAGTCCATGACTGCCACTTTAACTTCCTTATGGGTATCTAGATAGTTAACTACTGTATCTAATCCTGTTATACTATCATGAAGGTTTCCTGCAAACATCTCAGAGGATAAAACCCAACCGTTCTCATCGCTGATCACTTGATTGCTGTAGGCTAATTGTCGCTCTTTTTCACCTTTATGAAACATCCCGCAATCTGGATCAGTTAAACTGATGATTGCTTTCTTTGGGCTATCATAATCAATGATTTTCTTACCTTCTTTTAGTCTAAGTTCATTAATTTCTTCATGGAGCTGTTTAACATATTTATGTGTTGAATCATTGATTAAGATATCATTAACACGTCTTTTATTGGCATATGCTTTAATATGTGTTGAATCGACAAAGATGTTATCCATCTTGACTAACTTTAAGTTCATTGCTTGATATAAAATGGTGTTGAAAATTTCTTCAAATATATCTGTGTCTTTAAATCGTCTAACGTAATTTTTTCCAAATGTTGAGAAATGAGGAATGTCATCGGAAAAATCATATCCTAAAAACCAACGATATGCAACGTTTACTTCGATTTCTTCAATCGTACGTCTCATCGAACGAATGTTAAATAAATATTGAATAAAGACAATTTTAAATAAAACGACTGGATCAATTGAAGGTCTGCCCATATCATCTGAATATAAATGCTCGACAATATCATAGATAAAATCAAACTGCATCACTTTATCCACCTTGCGGACTAAATGATTTTGTGGGACAAGTGAATCAATATCAACGACTTGTAGATTCTTGGTGTTGTTTTTTTGATCTCTATTTAACATATATAAGCACCACCTTATACATATATTTTACCACTTACCTATATATTTATATATAGGTAAAAGTGATTTTTTAGAGACATAAAAAAAGAGGAGGACTCAGAACGCCTTTTAGAACCTTAATAGCTCACGCGTTTTTAAGCAGTCTAAGCCGCACATTTTAAACTGGTCCTCACATTTGTATTTTATCACTTTTGTAAAAAAAATACCATATCCGAAGATATGATACTTTGTCTACAGCCTGAAAACTATATCTTCAAGATATAGTTTTATTTTTTTATACACGCTTATAAGCAGTATAGCTTTCTACTACTTTTGTATTAGGTTTTACAACTACAAAAGCCTTTGGTTTCAATGACACCTTGATAAAGCCTGCCCAAAAATCAATGATTTTGCCATCACCTAAAATGATATCAAAATTAGAAAAGTTCATGATTTTAGAATCCGCTATTAAAATATCTTCTATGACTTCTTTGTCTGTTGGATTCATAAATACTAAAACCGTATCATCAACGTTATCTGTTTTTCTTTCAAATGCA
The sequence above is drawn from the Mariniplasma anaerobium genome and encodes:
- a CDS encoding PTS transporter subunit IIC; the protein is MKLRSFLMTTLNGMVYGLFATLIIAVIFQQFGKLLNIDLIEFTLYSALFSLMGVGIGMGIALSLKMDGLKMVVAAVMGGIATSFKYQFGTGIVVGINNDPVTTYLVVVLGIFILKKVLIRKTPIDILLVPLLGSIIALVLTLGISGPIGFVLDLISSGIQNATMIAPFPMTIIIAVVMGMLLTSPISSAAIAIAINLNGIAGGAALVGTTVQMIGFAVQSRKDNNIGMVLSIAFGTSMLQFKNILRKPIIWLPTIIASAILSPIIVLTLNTETSRFGAGMGSSGLVGPLQTLAEMNYSFESWISIALAIGLSVVLVFFIDLIFRKYNLIVDGDLSVANDIN
- a CDS encoding transposase, which encodes MLNRDQKNNTKNLQVVDIDSLVPQNHLVRKVDKVMQFDFIYDIVEHLYSDDMGRPSIDPVVLFKIVFIQYLFNIRSMRRTIEEIEVNVAYRWFLGYDFSDDIPHFSTFGKNYVRRFKDTDIFEEIFNTILYQAMNLKLVKMDNIFVDSTHIKAYANKRRVNDILINDSTHKYVKQLHEEINELRLKEGKKIIDYDSPKKAIISLTDPDCGMFHKGEKERQLAYSNQVISDENGWVLSSEMFAGNLHDSITGLDTVVNYLDTHKEVKVAVMDSGYDNPILLNEIYKRKVLPVLPYKRPKGKDGSIGLNGERHLTKNRFDYIEMHDYYICPNEKILTYRGTNKLGYREYKTRVKDCIECPFKAQCTNQKTRSLTRHQLEYVNPLIKETRLSEIGRELYPKRKSSVERVFGISKMNHCLGVTYLRGRQKNEDRSFMIFSMYNLKKLAALMWT
- the fabV gene encoding enoyl-ACP reductase FabV translates to MLINPSLRSNFFTNAHPIGIKKNMENLIKEVKTYPSFKGPKNVLILGGSSGYGLASRISLAFGSNSNTINVSFERAARSNQSGSAGYWNNVFFRYFTKDSQQKHMDFNGDAYSLEMKQQVLAYVKENFGTLDLIIYSLASGRRNNPETGHIVNSYIKPLGKTAVGKTLDIANMEVVELSIEPASEQETKDTVYVMGGSDWKDWIDFFDQNEALSKNFKTISYTYIGGKNTDEIYRSGTLGKAKEDLELAAYQMNPILKEKYQGEALISSSKSVVSKAGVFIPQMPIYVACLFDVMKAHEVHETTLEHKYRLFKDMVYGHKRILDEKGRLRLDHREMQDEIQDETQKLMNSLDDQAILELNGTKEFLKEFYQINGFDMDGVDYEKDVDLDQLIKTYKPDNYIF